A window of Ipomoea triloba cultivar NCNSP0323 chromosome 2, ASM357664v1 contains these coding sequences:
- the LOC116010132 gene encoding uncharacterized acetyltransferase At3g50280-like yields MTKWHQDEEEKMVSSLCCRLPNGMRRKMGGTQQNHILGDGTSFWNFFNSWAELSRGFHQPSTTPIHQRWFPGNTPCPIHLPPMTEPGARLRLSSPPFPERILHLSKQNIAKLKQKLNSQMGTTAISSLQSYMGHLWRSITRARNLDGNEDVHLFLGIGTRPRVHLPEGYWGNGLYFKKVTLKAGEVVGKGVGWVACQIKETVEKQSEEEVMKQYSNWLKSPALVGGELFSVNTVTISSSPWYNVYGTDFGWGKPVRVRSGGANKLDGKVTLFAGCEEGSVDIELSINPHTLHQLQNDSEFLEYVTIS; encoded by the exons ATGACAAAATGGCACcaagatgaagaagagaaaatggtttCTTCCCTCTGCTGCAGACTGCCGAATGGAATGAGAAGAAAAATGG GAGGGACCCAACAGAATCACATCCTCGGAGACGGCACTTCCTTCTGGAATTTCTTCAACTCGTGGGCTGAATTATCACGCGGTTTTCATCAACCTTCAACAACTCCCATCCATCAACGTTGGTTTCCAGGCAACACTCCCTGCCCGATTCATCTCCCTCCCATGACCGAGCCTGGTGCAAGGCTTAGGCTATCATCCCCGCCATTCCCGGAAAGGATCCTCCATCTAAGCAAACAAAACATCGCTAAGCTCAAACAAAAACTCAACTCCCAAATGGGAACAACAGCAATCTCTTCCCTGCAGTCGTATATGGGTCATCTCTGGCGTTCTATCACTCGCGCGCGCAATCTTGACGGAAATGAAGACGTTCATCTCTTTCTGGGTATAGGTACGCGACCCAGGGTGCATCTACCAGAAGGGTATTGGGGAAACGGGTTGTACTTCAAGAAAGTAACGCTGAAAGCAGGGGAGGTGGTAGGGAAAGGAGTAGGGTGGGTTGCTTGCCAGATTAAGGAAACAGTTGAAAAGCAGAGTGAGGAAGAAGTAATGAAGCAGTATAGTAATTGGTTAAAGTCTCCGGCACTTGTTGGAGGGGAGTTATTCTCGGTTAATACCGTAACCATAAGCAGCTCTCCGTGGTATAACGTGTACGGCACCGATTTCGGGTGGGGAAAACCAGTTCGGGTGAGGAGCGGAGGGGCCAATAAGCTTGACGGAAAAGTCACACTTTTTGCTGGGTGTGAAGAAGGGAGTGTAGACATAGAGCTCTCCATTAACCCCCACACTTTACATCAACTACAAAACGATTCAGAATTCTTGGAGTACGTCACAATTTCATGA
- the LOC116010133 gene encoding uncharacterized acetyltransferase At3g50280-like produces the protein MGEVEVISTCFVGAERSNGVSRRVELTPWDLQFLQVGPIQKGLLFYKPTLVQQQQFFNSNLIHHLKTTLSSTLDFYPPLAGRFAMVMNEEDNTCSVYVDCNNAGVAFVEAKASGLTVAAILDQSNNNNNNNVPEILRCFFTLNGILNRDGICKALMGVQVTELLDGYFIGCTLNHSLGDGASFWNFFNSWAELSRGFLQPSITPIHQRWFPGNTTCPIHLPPLIESPERLSLDGFKLTKRMFHLSKENIGRLKQKANSEMGTKTISSLQSYMAHLWRAVTRARHLHSNEDVHLVVGIGTRARMGLPGGYWGNAVFFIKETLKAGDVLGKGLGWVAWQIKKAVEKHSHEEEVRKMYMKFVKSPALIGAETSGSPNTLGISSSPRFDVYGSDFGWGKPVAVRTGAVNKLDGRVALFGGCEEGSVEMELSIHPQTLLGLENDPQFLDYFTIPGN, from the coding sequence ATGGGAGAAGTTGAAGTGATATCCACATGCTTTGTTGGAGCGGAAAGATCAAATGGTGTGTCAAGAAGAGTTGAGTTAACACCATGGGATCTGCAGTTCCTTCAAGTTGGCCCCATCCAGAAAGGCCTTCTCTTCTACAAGCCCACCCTTgttcaacaacaacaattctTCAATTCCAATTTGATTCATCACTTGAAAACCACTCTCTCTTCCACCCTAGATTTCTATCCTCCCCTTGCCGGCCGCTTTGCCATGGTGATGAATGAAGAGGACAACACTTGTAGTGTTTATGTTGATTGTAACAATGCAGGTGTTGCGTTTGTAGAAGCCAAGGCTAGTGGCCTCACGGTGGCTGCAATTCTTGATCAgtccaacaataataataataataatgttccTGAGATACTCCGGTGTTTCTTCACCCTCAATGGCATTCTCAACCGCGACGGGATCTGCAAGGCTCTGATGGGAGTGCAAGTAACTGAGCTTCTCGACGGCTACTTCATCGGCTGCACATTGAATCACAGCCTCGGAGACGGCGCTTCCTTTTGGAATTTCTTTAACTCATGGGCTGAATTATCACGCGGTTTTCTTCAACCTTCAATAACTCCCATCCATCAACGCTGGTTTCCAGGCAACACTACCTGCCCAATTCATCTCCCTCCGTTGATTGAGAGCCCTGAAAGGCTATCGCTGGATGGTTTCAAGCTAACAAAAAGGATGTTCCATTTGAGCAAAGAAAACATTGGTAGGCTGAAACAAAAAGCCAACTCTGAAATGGGAACTAAAACTATCTCTTCCCTGCAGTCATACATGGCTCATCTCTGGCGAGCTGTCACTCGCGCTCGCCACCTTCATAGTAATGAAGATGTTCATCTTGTTGTTGGTATCGGTACGCGAGCCAGGATGGGTCTACCAGGAGGGTATTGGGGAAACGCTGTTTTCTTCATTAAAGAGACGCTTAAAGCAGGGGACGTTTTAGGGAAAGGACTGGGTTGGGTAGCTTGGCAGATTAAGAAAGCTGTTGAAAAGCATAGCCATGAAGAAGAAGTAAGGAAAATGTATATGAAGTTTGTAAAATCTCCGGCGCTCATTGGGGCCGAGACATCAGGCTCGCCTAATACACTGGGCATCAGCAGCTCTCCGCGGTTCGACGTGTACGGCTCTGATTTCGGGTGGGGGAAACCAGTTGCAGTGAGGACCGGTGCAGTCAATAAGCTTGACGGAAGAGTGGCGCTATTTGGTGGATGTGAAGAAGGGAGTGTAGAAATGGAGCTCTCCATTCATCCCCAAACATTACTTGGACTAGAAAACGATCCCCAATTCTTGGACTACTTCACAATTCCAGGAAactaa